One Silene latifolia isolate original U9 population chromosome 4, ASM4854445v1, whole genome shotgun sequence DNA segment encodes these proteins:
- the LOC141651090 gene encoding F-box/kelch-repeat protein At3g23880-like: MEEIFHKLPYNAMARSKLVSKEWNSIISCQKFMDDHYNYYRLIEGNHLIVLSFNSESLDSVYMSSYSNLVKEQSLTSMTIHLQNSATRERFIEPRIVGSCNGLVALFCYDKFILWNPITTKYSLVSTVECCPQSCISPYRNLYGLCYDSSTDEYSVVVLSALRIEKEIGYEYICISLYNFKDGRERALLGGSFDKRLYDAKLYNGKIGKVIHGSPHWVVNFYDYTDRFAKTDILYFDSKDELFKQMTHPGDYSVTKKLLGLAAIDDENQLGCVLHDIVSSSLEVWVMKEYGKSESWTNMFTIPYLNVTANHGLIRYMNVIGSMTSGELLFYLNGDELWIYDVEKGNRREINFEDVDFTYVITYQPTLTSPPEPLKACNTTGRRGARESSNCKLM; this comes from the coding sequence ATGGAAGAAATATTCCACAAGTTGCCCTACAATGCCATGGCACGGTCGAAACTAGTGTCCAAGGAATGGAATTCCATAATATCTTGTCAAAAATTCATGGATGATCATTATAATTACTATCGATTAATCGAGGGTAATCATTTGATCGTCTTGAGTTTCAATAGTGAGTCTTTGGATTCAGTCTACATGTCGAGTTATAGTAATCTCGTAAAGGAGCAATCCTTAACGTCCATGACAATCCACCTACAAAATTCTGCAACACGAGAACGGTTTATTGAACCGAGGATCGTTGGGTCATGTAACGGTCTGGTAGCGTTATTTTGTTATGATAAGTTTATATTATGGAACCCTATAACAACAAAATACTCGTTAGTTTCTACGGTAGAGTGCTGCCCGCAGAGCTGCATCTCCCCATATCGAAATTTATACGGGTTGTGTTATGATAGTAGTACGGATGAGTATAGTGTGGTAGTCTTGTCGGCCTTGAGGATTGAAAAGGAAATAGGTTATGAATACATATGTATTTCTCTTTACAATTTTAAGGATGGTCGTGAGAGGGCTTTATTGGGAGGCTCATTCGATAAACGGCTATACGACGCTAAGTTATACAATGGTAAAATTGGAAAGGTCATACATGGATCGCCGCATTGGGTTGTCAATTTCTATGATTATACAGATCGGTTCGCAAAAACAGATATACTTTACTTTGATTCCAAGGACGAGTTGTTTAAGCAAATGACACACCCCGGAGACTATAGTGTAACCAAAAAGTTGCTCGGGTTGGCGGCTATTGATGATGAAAACCAACTTGGTTGTGTTTTACATGATATTGTCAGTTCGTCTTTGGAAGTGTGGGTTATGAAGGAGTATGGGAAGTCGGAATCGTGGACTAATATGTTTACGATTCCGTATTTGAATGTGACTGCTAACCATGGATTGATAAGATACATGAATGTCATTGGATCTATGACGAGTGGAGAGTTATTGTTTTATCTGAATGGTGATGAGTTATGGATTTACGATGTTGAAAAAGGAAATCGTAGGGAAATTAATTTTGAAGACGTAGATTTTACTTATGTGATTACATATCAGCCTACGCTGACTTCTCCACCCGAACCTTTAAAGGCTTGTAATACCACTGGAAGGAGGGGTGCTAGAGAAAGTTCAAATTGCAAATTAATGTAA